A genomic window from Flavobacterium sp. I3-2 includes:
- a CDS encoding hemolysin family protein: MEIFSIVLCLLFIAFFSSLIVAYTYSNKIFLNLESKKENITSYTLKVLSENPRLYISTLKAGNTIALVIFSFYYISFTKTSFVTIQKDSNTILFLLLHILIATLLVYVFSKFIPQTFIKPYANQVILKSNLSIKIIILIFGPITKPLLKLADWSLRKIFKLAQDKENQLLSISELGSYITKQIETTEDIEKLDTELQILKNALSFTDVLVKKAMVQKIQIETVNVNDSLENIVNKFIETGYSRLLVYENQENNIIGYIHIFEILENPKSTKSIVYPIETVSENSLIKDLFKRLSIKRKSIAKVLNEEGEYTGIITMEDIIEELFGEIDDEHDANIQIVEKEIATNKFVISTRLDVHYLNKKFNFGLTESEEYKTLGQYILHHHKQILTKGDTITIENNQIKILSLTDKKIEIVEINKN, translated from the coding sequence ATGGAAATATTTTCGATAGTCTTATGCTTGCTTTTTATTGCTTTTTTCTCAAGCCTTATAGTCGCATATACTTATTCGAATAAAATTTTCTTGAATCTTGAATCAAAAAAAGAAAACATAACTTCGTACACACTAAAGGTTTTATCAGAAAATCCAAGATTGTACATTTCAACTTTAAAAGCTGGAAACACAATAGCACTTGTGATTTTCAGCTTTTATTATATCAGCTTTACCAAAACATCCTTTGTAACAATTCAAAAAGATTCCAATACCATTCTTTTTTTATTATTGCACATTCTAATTGCTACTTTATTGGTTTATGTTTTTTCAAAATTCATACCTCAAACCTTTATTAAACCCTATGCAAATCAGGTAATTTTAAAATCTAATCTTTCGATAAAAATTATCATATTAATATTCGGTCCGATTACAAAACCCCTATTAAAACTTGCTGATTGGTCCTTGAGAAAAATTTTTAAACTCGCTCAAGATAAAGAAAACCAACTACTGAGCATTAGCGAATTAGGAAGTTACATCACCAAACAAATCGAAACCACTGAAGATATTGAAAAGTTAGATACGGAACTTCAAATACTTAAAAATGCACTTTCATTTACAGATGTTTTAGTAAAAAAAGCCATGGTTCAAAAAATCCAAATCGAAACTGTAAATGTTAACGATTCACTTGAAAACATTGTCAACAAATTCATCGAAACAGGATATTCAAGATTGTTAGTTTATGAAAATCAAGAAAATAACATTATTGGTTACATTCATATTTTTGAAATCTTAGAAAATCCAAAATCAACAAAAAGTATTGTATATCCAATAGAAACTGTCTCTGAAAACAGTTTAATAAAAGATTTATTCAAGCGATTATCGATTAAAAGAAAGTCCATTGCAAAAGTTCTAAATGAAGAAGGTGAATACACAGGAATCATAACAATGGAAGATATCATTGAAGAATTATTTGGGGAAATTGATGACGAACACGATGCAAATATTCAAATTGTAGAAAAAGAAATTGCTACAAATAAATTCGTAATTTCAACCCGATTAGATGTACATTATTTAAACAAAAAATTCAATTTTGGATTAACCGAATCTGAAGAATATAAAACTTTAGGTCAATATATTTTGCATCATCACAAACAAATTCTTACAAAAGGAGATACAATCACAATTGAGAATAATCAAATTAAAATTCTATCGCTTACTGATAAAAAGATAGAAATTGTTGAAATTAACAAAAACTAA
- the lptC gene encoding LPS export ABC transporter periplasmic protein LptC → MKNLNCFFLILVSCFIASCENNSLKDIQKMNANKFYAAGEAEDINVKYTDSAKIKAILVSKKMLDYSQVKYPFTHFPNKVHVTVFDNNKNKTFIVANKATAYNKTNIIDLQGNVKITTHDGKVLETQQLYYNQKNNWFFTDAYFKFTDPSKSYFEGIGIDFDNDLKVMNAQQNRAEINNIEP, encoded by the coding sequence ATGAAAAATTTAAATTGCTTTTTTCTTATTTTAGTAAGTTGTTTCATTGCTAGTTGCGAGAACAATAGTCTAAAAGATATTCAGAAAATGAATGCAAATAAATTTTATGCAGCTGGAGAAGCCGAAGATATAAATGTAAAATACACCGATTCGGCTAAAATCAAGGCAATATTGGTATCAAAGAAAATGTTGGATTATTCGCAAGTGAAGTATCCATTTACGCATTTTCCAAACAAAGTACACGTTACCGTTTTTGATAATAATAAAAACAAAACATTCATTGTAGCCAACAAAGCAACAGCTTATAACAAAACAAATATTATCGATTTACAAGGCAATGTAAAAATCACAACTCACGATGGTAAAGTTTTAGAAACGCAACAATTGTATTACAATCAAAAAAACAATTGGTTCTTTACAGATGCTTATTTTAAATTTACAGACCCTTCAAAGAGTTATTTCGAAGGAATCGGCATTGATTTCGATAATGATTTAAAAGTAATGAACGCTCAACAAAACAGAGCAGAAATAAATAATATTGAACCATGA
- a CDS encoding type III pantothenate kinase, protein MNLAIDIGNTRTKVAVYENNIILNIEIFEQIYFRKKIQNLISNCSEKPNIILTTVKNFSQDDEKWLSEISALTIINSKTPLPFVNKYSTPETLGIDRRVLASGAVLKFPNQNRLIIDAGTCITYDFITAKNEYLGGAISPGINLKYKSLNDYTDKLPLLSLNETHDVIGNSTNNSIHSGIINATLLEVDGFINSYINDFQNLTVILTGGDADFLAKRLKNTIFANPNFLLESLIMLYQYTIDHDK, encoded by the coding sequence ATGAATCTAGCTATTGACATCGGTAACACCAGAACCAAAGTTGCTGTCTATGAAAACAATATCATTTTAAATATTGAAATATTTGAACAAATATATTTTAGAAAAAAAATTCAAAATTTAATTTCAAACTGTAGCGAAAAACCAAATATCATCCTGACAACAGTCAAAAATTTCAGTCAAGATGATGAAAAATGGCTTTCAGAAATTTCAGCTTTAACAATAATTAATTCTAAAACTCCGTTACCATTCGTTAACAAATATAGTACACCAGAAACATTAGGAATTGACAGACGTGTTTTGGCAAGTGGAGCTGTACTAAAATTTCCAAATCAAAACCGTCTTATTATAGATGCTGGAACTTGTATTACATATGATTTTATTACTGCTAAGAACGAATATCTTGGGGGAGCAATTTCTCCAGGAATTAATTTAAAATATAAAAGTTTGAATGATTACACAGATAAACTACCTTTGTTGTCGTTAAATGAAACCCATGATGTAATTGGAAATTCAACAAACAATTCGATTCATTCTGGAATTATTAATGCAACACTACTTGAAGTAGATGGCTTTATCAATAGCTATATCAATGACTTTCAGAATTTAACAGTAATTTTAACAGGCGGAGACGCAGATTTTTTGGCAAAAAGGTTAAAAAACACCATATTTGCCAATCCAAACTTTCTTTTAGAAAGTTTAATAATGCTATATCAATATACAATTGACCATGATAAATAG
- a CDS encoding META domain-containing protein, whose translation MKRIQFLFALVFINTIGFAQETIKISIKENKVPCVGVAPMECLQVKMGNSKEWTYFYDSIEGFDYEPGFTYKLKVEKTKKQGNLPADASAYNYKLKKVISKKKAKTTEITQTTNLDIFDKKLILTELNGKSISNGSIYFTINNTNKTITGKSGVNRFNSSFEFKNNELIIKPGMSTLMAGDSKSMELENEFIKTITTPFQIIQNGNVVKFVNPKNHKTEMVYNIETTNDIWSFINGKEWKLFMLENVGRDFGNASIQFNTAEQKVSGNNGCNRFFGNYKSTANEITFDQFGTTRMACQDDDSKETERKMMQYLNNATLRFDVAEQTLNFYQGDKLVMMFGLQF comes from the coding sequence ATGAAAAGAATTCAGTTTTTGTTTGCCCTTGTATTCATTAATACAATTGGTTTTGCCCAAGAAACAATCAAAATAAGTATAAAAGAAAATAAAGTCCCATGTGTTGGAGTTGCTCCGATGGAATGCTTACAAGTTAAAATGGGTAATAGTAAAGAATGGACTTATTTTTATGATTCAATAGAAGGTTTTGATTATGAACCTGGCTTTACTTACAAACTTAAAGTTGAAAAAACGAAGAAACAAGGCAATCTTCCTGCTGATGCTTCGGCATATAATTACAAATTAAAAAAAGTGATTAGTAAGAAAAAAGCCAAAACTACAGAAATTACACAAACTACAAATCTAGATATATTCGACAAGAAATTAATTTTAACAGAGCTAAACGGAAAATCGATATCAAATGGAAGTATCTATTTTACAATCAATAATACAAATAAAACCATAACAGGAAAAAGCGGAGTTAATCGATTCAATTCGAGTTTTGAATTCAAAAATAATGAATTAATCATCAAACCAGGTATGTCAACTTTAATGGCTGGCGATTCTAAATCTATGGAACTTGAAAACGAATTTATTAAGACAATTACAACTCCATTTCAAATAATTCAAAACGGAAATGTAGTAAAATTTGTAAATCCAAAAAACCATAAAACGGAGATGGTTTATAACATTGAAACAACAAACGATATATGGAGTTTTATCAATGGCAAAGAATGGAAACTTTTTATGCTTGAAAATGTTGGGAGAGATTTTGGAAATGCTTCGATTCAATTTAACACTGCTGAACAAAAAGTTTCGGGAAACAATGGCTGCAATCGCTTTTTTGGAAATTATAAATCGACAGCAAACGAGATTACTTTTGATCAATTTGGAACTACAAGAATGGCTTGCCAAGACGACGATTCAAAAGAAACTGAACGTAAAATGATGCAGTATTTAAACAATGCTACCCTTCGATTTGATGTTGCAGAACAAACTTTAAATTTTTATCAAGGTGATAAATTAGTAATGATGTTTGGACTACAGTTCTAA
- a CDS encoding CDP-alcohol phosphatidyltransferase family protein, translated as MIKKIPIALIFLRFNLGFILLYFSYIKIDHYNYIAILLITIGLLSDVFDGIIARKLNISTKLLRRLDSSIDQIFFIYVIVATYLQYPLFFKENWIWLILLISSEVLTYVVSFIKFKKEIATHSIGAKIWTLFLFATLVEITYSGNSVVLFQLCFWIGIITRLEIIAIILILKKWTNDVPSVFAAIRLRKGKEIRRNKLFNG; from the coding sequence ATGATAAAAAAAATCCCAATTGCTTTAATTTTTCTCCGTTTTAATTTAGGATTTATCTTGCTTTATTTTAGTTATATTAAAATAGATCATTATAATTACATCGCTATTTTATTAATTACCATTGGGCTTTTAAGTGATGTTTTTGACGGAATAATTGCAAGGAAATTAAACATCTCGACAAAATTACTTCGTAGATTGGATTCAAGTATCGATCAGATTTTTTTTATTTATGTGATTGTGGCAACCTATTTACAATATCCTTTATTTTTTAAAGAAAATTGGATTTGGTTGATTCTTTTAATTAGTTCGGAAGTATTGACTTATGTTGTAAGTTTTATAAAATTTAAAAAAGAAATCGCAACGCATTCCATTGGAGCAAAAATTTGGACTTTATTTCTGTTTGCAACTTTGGTTGAAATAACTTACTCAGGAAATTCTGTTGTTTTATTTCAGCTTTGTTTTTGGATTGGAATTATTACACGATTAGAAATCATTGCCATTATCTTAATTTTAAAAAAATGGACTAATGATGTACCTTCTGTTTTTGCAGCAATTCGTTTAAGAAAAGGAAAAGAAATTCGAAGGAACAAGTTGTTTAACGGATAA
- the hisS gene encoding histidine--tRNA ligase gives MAQKPSIPKGTRDFSPNEVAKRQYIISTIKNHFEKFGFQPIETPSFENSETLRGKYGEEGDRLIFKILNSGDFLSKVSDEYLQNKDSKKITAQISEKALRYDLTVPFARYVVQHQNEIDFPFKRYQIQPVWRADNPQKGRFREFYQCDADVVGSKSLWQEVELIQLYDAVFTDLNVHGVTIKINNRKILSGIAEVIGASDKLIDFTVALDKLDKIGEDGVKAEMVTKGISEVAIEKVQPLFSFSGTLADKIKQLSAMLQTSEEGMKGVEELTFICNAIDAVGLKSAKLNLDVTLARGLNYYTGAIFEVAAPETVKLGSIGGGGRYDDLTGIFGLKNVSGVGISFGLDRIYLVLEELNAFPETVSAVSKVIFLNFGDKEVLHVLPTIQKLRNAGIKTELYPDNTKMGKQFQFADKKGIPFAVIVGESEMANNQFALKNLLNGEQNLVSENELIENLKQFSF, from the coding sequence ATGGCACAAAAACCAAGTATTCCAAAAGGGACAAGAGATTTTTCTCCGAATGAAGTAGCGAAACGTCAATATATTATTTCAACCATAAAAAATCATTTCGAAAAATTTGGATTTCAACCAATTGAAACTCCTTCGTTTGAAAATTCAGAAACCTTGAGGGGAAAATATGGAGAAGAAGGCGACCGTTTGATTTTTAAAATTCTAAATTCAGGCGATTTCTTATCTAAAGTTTCAGATGAGTATTTACAAAATAAAGACAGTAAAAAAATCACAGCACAAATTTCTGAAAAAGCATTGCGTTATGATTTAACTGTTCCGTTTGCAAGATACGTGGTACAGCACCAAAACGAAATTGACTTTCCCTTTAAACGTTACCAAATTCAACCTGTTTGGAGAGCAGATAATCCTCAAAAAGGTCGTTTTAGAGAATTTTATCAATGCGATGCCGATGTGGTTGGATCAAAATCTTTATGGCAAGAAGTTGAATTAATTCAATTGTACGATGCTGTTTTTACTGATTTGAATGTTCATGGTGTTACAATTAAAATTAACAACCGTAAAATTTTATCTGGAATTGCTGAAGTAATCGGAGCTAGTGATAAATTAATCGATTTTACCGTTGCTTTAGATAAACTTGATAAGATTGGTGAAGATGGTGTAAAAGCAGAAATGGTTACTAAAGGAATTTCTGAAGTTGCTATCGAAAAAGTTCAACCTTTATTTAGTTTTTCAGGAACTTTAGCAGATAAAATTAAGCAGCTTTCGGCTATGTTACAAACTTCTGAAGAAGGAATGAAAGGTGTTGAAGAACTAACTTTTATTTGTAACGCTATTGACGCTGTAGGTTTAAAATCGGCTAAATTAAATTTAGATGTTACTTTAGCTCGTGGATTAAATTATTACACAGGTGCCATTTTTGAAGTTGCTGCTCCAGAAACGGTTAAGTTAGGATCGATTGGTGGCGGTGGACGTTACGATGATTTGACTGGTATTTTTGGTTTGAAAAATGTAAGTGGTGTTGGAATATCTTTTGGTTTAGACCGAATTTATTTAGTACTTGAAGAATTAAATGCTTTTCCTGAAACGGTTTCAGCGGTATCAAAAGTTATCTTTTTAAATTTTGGAGATAAAGAAGTTTTACATGTTTTACCTACCATTCAAAAATTAAGAAATGCTGGAATTAAAACAGAACTTTATCCTGATAATACCAAAATGGGTAAACAATTTCAATTTGCAGATAAAAAAGGAATTCCTTTTGCAGTTATCGTTGGAGAATCTGAAATGGCAAATAATCAATTTGCGTTAAAGAATCTTTTAAACGGAGAACAAAATTTAGTTTCTGAAAACGAATTAATAGAAAATTTAAAACAATTTTCTTTCTAA
- a CDS encoding ABC transporter permease, whose protein sequence is MLRLFKENTKIALGAIRSQLLRTVLTVFIIASGIWALVGILSAVNALESSLMSNFAAMGSNTFNISRYDFSSQLNRNSSETRINPIIDYSQARSFKENYNAPFTTTSLSFTASSVTEVKYENKKTDPEVSVIGADELYFENSGLKVDQGNTFSEMDIISNLPVCVVGADFTKNLLKDVNPIGKTISIRGAKFKVIGVLEEKGSMFGNKQDLRVFIPIQQARNLFSQGNINYEIKVLVQNREFLNADIDDAILTMRSIRGLHPTQIDNFGISRSDDLINQLKTQTAMLTIIAVLIGVITIFGSSIALMNIMLVSVTERTKEIGIRKSLGAKSSTIAWQFFTETLVIGQLGGLLGTILGLITGYVFTRFVGFDFVIPWGAIIGAVIISLIVALISGLFPAIKASKLDPVEALRYE, encoded by the coding sequence ATGTTAAGATTATTTAAAGAAAATACGAAAATAGCTTTAGGCGCAATTCGAAGTCAATTACTTCGAACCGTGCTGACTGTGTTTATTATTGCTTCTGGAATTTGGGCTTTAGTTGGGATTTTATCTGCTGTTAATGCTCTCGAAAGTTCCTTGATGAGTAATTTTGCGGCAATGGGTTCGAATACGTTTAATATAAGTAGGTATGATTTTTCGTCTCAGTTGAATCGTAATAGTTCTGAAACACGTATCAATCCTATCATTGATTACAGTCAAGCTCGAAGTTTTAAAGAAAACTACAATGCTCCGTTTACTACAACTTCGCTTTCATTTACGGCAAGTTCAGTTACTGAAGTTAAATATGAAAATAAGAAAACAGACCCAGAAGTTTCAGTCATTGGTGCAGATGAATTGTATTTCGAGAACAGTGGTTTAAAAGTGGATCAAGGAAATACTTTCTCGGAAATGGATATCATAAGCAATTTGCCAGTTTGTGTTGTTGGTGCCGATTTTACTAAGAATTTATTGAAAGATGTAAATCCGATTGGTAAAACAATTTCAATTCGTGGCGCTAAATTTAAAGTGATTGGTGTACTTGAAGAGAAAGGATCTATGTTTGGAAATAAGCAAGATTTGCGCGTTTTTATTCCAATCCAGCAAGCTAGAAATTTGTTTTCTCAAGGAAATATAAATTATGAAATTAAAGTTCTGGTTCAAAATAGAGAGTTCTTAAATGCTGATATAGACGATGCTATTTTAACCATGCGTTCAATTCGTGGTTTACATCCGACTCAAATTGATAATTTTGGAATTAGTAGAAGTGATGATTTAATAAATCAGTTAAAAACACAAACGGCAATGTTAACAATCATAGCGGTTTTAATCGGTGTTATTACGATTTTTGGATCTTCTATTGCGTTAATGAATATCATGTTGGTTTCGGTTACAGAACGAACTAAAGAAATTGGTATTAGAAAATCTTTAGGAGCGAAAAGTAGTACCATTGCTTGGCAATTTTTTACTGAAACTTTAGTAATCGGTCAACTAGGAGGGTTGCTTGGAACTATTTTAGGATTGATTACTGGTTATGTTTTTACTCGTTTTGTAGGATTTGATTTTGTTATACCTTGGGGAGCGATTATAGGAGCGGTTATTATATCTTTGATAGTTGCTTTAATATCGGGACTTTTTCCTGCAATAAAGGCTTCAAAATTAGATCCTGTTGAAGCTTTGAGATATGAATAA
- a CDS encoding GumC family protein, protein MQNYQENEQKNNESIDLKVELFKYLSHWRWFVLSIFVTLVLAVIYLKITPKIFDVNTSILIKEDNKSDITSQLAAFSDLGIGGSKNNIENEIQVLKSRTLSEKVIDSLKLNYHYYTEDGFQKISYYKNSPIEVIFKTSNHSQQKGNLFEVTNITDTTFELSIDEENAGTFKFNTPIKKEIGELIIKKSSIYFPKNVENLKNIYVKYLPTDLVSESLRSRTTINPTSKTSSVINIALKSSLPEEAANYINTLVNFYNLQGIEDKRFIAQHTSDFISNRLNIIAEELGDVEKNVESYKNSNNLTDIQSEVSLFLTNLSTYERSVVENETEINIVNDLINYLRRSDSDELVPNIISTNNSGINSSIDELNKLILEKQRQLINSTSEHPKIKELDGLIASSKNNILSSLKNNLNSLRIAKNDLKRQENQMQSKISQVPKQEREFRIIDRQQKVKEALYLFLLQKREETNITLAATELTAKVIDQAIVPTKQVAPKSSIVLLAGFIIGCLIPFIIIYIKNLLDTKVKTRLDIEGNTSIPFLGDVPTSESSDQIIELNSRSSSAEAIRIVRTNLDFMISDLSKEQCKVIYSTSTFPGEGKTFISANIAATFALSEKKTLLIGMDIRNPRLDTYFDLPTKGLTNYLSTKDTKIEDYIISIPSYPHLDVLPAGTIPPNPAELLMSSKLELLFKELRTKYDYIVVDTAPVSLVTDTILTAKYADSIIYVVRAGKLDKKALMIPETLYREKKLPRMSLLLNDTNTTKGYGYGYGYGYGYGYGVKMEKKKIPLWKKILGIN, encoded by the coding sequence ATGCAAAACTACCAAGAAAACGAACAAAAAAATAACGAATCAATTGATTTAAAAGTAGAGTTATTCAAATACCTATCTCATTGGAGGTGGTTTGTATTATCCATTTTTGTTACATTAGTTTTAGCAGTAATTTATTTAAAAATTACACCTAAAATTTTTGATGTAAACACATCTATTTTAATAAAAGAAGATAATAAATCAGACATTACCAGTCAATTAGCTGCTTTCAGCGACCTTGGTATTGGAGGAAGCAAAAACAATATTGAAAACGAAATTCAAGTTTTAAAATCAAGAACGCTTTCTGAAAAAGTAATTGATTCTTTAAAATTAAATTATCATTATTATACAGAAGATGGATTTCAAAAAATTAGTTATTATAAAAATTCTCCAATTGAAGTAATTTTCAAAACTTCGAATCATAGCCAACAAAAAGGTAATTTGTTTGAAGTTACTAATATAACAGATACAACTTTTGAACTTTCTATTGATGAAGAAAACGCTGGAACTTTTAAATTTAATACACCAATTAAAAAGGAAATTGGCGAGTTGATAATAAAAAAATCTTCAATCTACTTTCCTAAAAACGTAGAAAATTTAAAAAACATTTATGTTAAATATCTTCCTACAGATTTAGTTTCAGAGAGTTTAAGAAGTCGCACAACAATTAATCCTACAAGCAAAACTTCAAGTGTAATTAATATTGCTCTAAAAAGTAGTTTACCAGAAGAAGCAGCTAACTATATAAATACTTTAGTTAATTTTTACAATTTACAAGGTATTGAAGATAAGAGATTTATAGCTCAACACACTTCTGACTTTATCTCTAATCGATTAAATATCATCGCAGAAGAATTAGGCGATGTCGAAAAAAATGTTGAAAGTTATAAAAATTCTAATAATTTAACAGACATTCAATCAGAAGTTAGTTTATTCTTAACTAATCTAAGTACTTATGAACGCTCTGTAGTTGAAAACGAGACTGAGATTAATATAGTTAATGATCTGATTAATTATCTTAGAAGATCAGATTCAGATGAATTGGTTCCAAATATAATTTCAACCAATAATTCTGGAATTAATTCAAGTATCGATGAATTAAACAAATTAATATTAGAAAAACAACGTCAATTAATTAATTCGACTTCAGAACACCCAAAAATTAAAGAATTAGATGGTTTAATTGCATCTTCAAAAAACAATATTCTTTCGTCTTTAAAAAATAATTTGAATTCACTTAGAATTGCAAAAAATGATTTAAAACGTCAAGAAAATCAAATGCAATCAAAAATTTCTCAAGTTCCTAAACAAGAAAGAGAATTTAGAATTATTGACAGACAACAAAAAGTAAAAGAAGCATTATATTTATTTCTTTTACAAAAACGCGAAGAAACGAACATTACGTTAGCTGCAACTGAATTAACAGCAAAAGTAATTGATCAAGCAATAGTTCCTACCAAACAAGTTGCTCCAAAATCTTCGATTGTTTTATTAGCTGGTTTTATAATTGGATGTTTAATTCCTTTTATAATAATTTACATTAAAAATTTACTTGATACAAAAGTTAAAACAAGACTTGATATCGAAGGAAACACAAGCATTCCATTCTTAGGAGATGTACCAACATCAGAAAGTTCAGATCAGATAATTGAGTTAAATAGTAGAAGTAGTTCAGCAGAAGCTATTCGTATTGTACGTACAAACTTAGACTTTATGATTTCTGATTTAAGTAAAGAACAATGTAAAGTAATATACAGTACATCTACTTTCCCTGGAGAAGGAAAAACATTTATATCAGCTAATATTGCAGCAACATTTGCACTTTCTGAAAAGAAAACTTTATTAATTGGTATGGATATTAGAAATCCAAGATTAGATACTTACTTTGATTTACCTACTAAAGGTTTAACAAACTATTTATCGACAAAAGATACTAAAATTGAAGACTATATTATCTCTATTCCAAGTTATCCTCATCTTGATGTATTACCTGCAGGTACAATACCTCCTAATCCAGCTGAGTTATTGATGAGTTCAAAACTTGAATTATTATTTAAAGAATTAAGAACTAAATATGATTATATAGTTGTAGATACTGCTCCAGTTAGTTTAGTAACAGATACGATTTTAACAGCTAAATATGCAGATAGTATTATTTATGTAGTTAGAGCAGGAAAATTAGACAAGAAAGCTTTAATGATTCCTGAAACATTGTACAGAGAGAAAAAATTACCTAGAATGTCATTACTTCTTAACGATACAAACACTACCAAAGGTTATGGATATGGCTACGGTTATGGATATGGTTATGGATATGGAGTTAAAATGGAAAAGAAAAAAATTCCACTTTGGAAAAAGATTTTAGGAATTAATTAA
- a CDS encoding polysaccharide biosynthesis/export family protein — MKKYQNLSLLLLLSFLIFSCASKEKIVYYDNAGNDISNSVQKVNTRIQPDDLLMIIVSALDPNLALPFNLTSTTAVTRGNEAGVGQQSQQLYLVDGNGNIEFPVIGQINVLNRTKEEVIKELKSKISVYINNPIINVRIMNFKVTVQGEVNKPGVHTITSERLTVAEALSLSGDLTIYGNRKNILIMREENGKRIAKRIDITKVDFINSPFYYLKQNDIVYVEPNQTKVNSSAVGPNVSIIISIASLLITIATLIVRK, encoded by the coding sequence ATGAAAAAATATCAAAACCTATCTTTGCTACTATTATTATCGTTTTTAATATTTTCATGCGCTTCTAAAGAAAAAATAGTGTATTATGATAATGCAGGAAATGACATCAGTAATTCAGTTCAAAAAGTAAATACTAGAATTCAACCTGATGATTTGCTAATGATTATTGTGTCTGCACTTGACCCAAATCTAGCTTTGCCTTTTAATCTTACATCAACAACAGCTGTAACTAGAGGAAATGAAGCCGGTGTTGGACAACAATCTCAACAGTTATATTTAGTTGACGGAAACGGAAATATTGAATTTCCTGTAATCGGACAAATCAATGTCTTGAACAGAACTAAAGAAGAAGTTATTAAAGAGCTTAAATCTAAAATTTCTGTTTACATAAACAATCCGATAATCAATGTTAGAATAATGAACTTTAAAGTTACCGTTCAAGGTGAAGTTAATAAACCAGGTGTTCACACAATTACAAGCGAAAGATTGACTGTTGCCGAAGCTCTATCTTTATCAGGAGATTTAACTATCTACGGTAATAGAAAGAATATTTTAATAATGAGAGAAGAAAACGGAAAAAGAATTGCTAAAAGAATTGATATAACCAAGGTTGACTTTATTAATTCACCATTTTATTATTTGAAACAAAACGACATCGTTTATGTTGAACCAAATCAAACTAAAGTAAATTCATCAGCTGTCGGACCAAACGTTTCTATAATAATCTCTATTGCCTCTTTATTAATCACAATAGCTACTCTAATCGTTAGAAAATAA